The Streptomyces puniciscabiei genome includes a window with the following:
- a CDS encoding TcmI family type II polyketide cyclase, translating into MHSTLIVARMDPASQGEVSRIFGEFDSTEMPALMGTRRRQLFSYRGLYFHLQDFDSEHGGEAIEEAKNHPLFVNVSADLKPFIDAYDPATWRSPADAMAQRFYHWNAR; encoded by the coding sequence ATGCACAGCACCTTGATCGTTGCTCGTATGGACCCGGCGTCGCAGGGCGAGGTCTCCCGCATCTTCGGGGAGTTCGACAGCACCGAGATGCCGGCGCTGATGGGCACCCGCCGCCGTCAGCTGTTCAGCTATCGCGGCCTCTACTTCCACCTTCAGGACTTCGACTCCGAGCACGGCGGCGAGGCCATCGAGGAGGCCAAGAACCACCCGCTCTTCGTGAACGTCAGCGCCGACCTGAAGCCGTTCATCGACGCCTACGACCCGGCCACCTGGCGGTCGCCCGCCGACGCGATGGCGCAGCGTTTCTACCACTGGAACGCCCGGTGA